GTATCTATGAAATTGAAGGTGCAAAAGAGGTGGCTATTGAATTTAAGAGCTTCTCTAAAAATGCAGGGTTTACAGGAACAAGATGTGCCTATACTGTAGTTCCAAAGGAAGTCATGGGTTACGATAAGGATGGAAACCCATATTCTTTAAACTCGTTGTGGAACAGGAGACAGACCACTAAATTCAACGGAGTCTCATACCCTGTTCAGGCAGCAGCTAAAGCAGTGTATTCAAAAGAAGGGCAAAAAGAAATTAAAGAATATATTGAATACTACATGAAAAATGCAAGCTTAATAAGGGAAAGTCTGTCTAAATTGGGATTAAATGTTTACGGTGGAATTAATGCACCTTATATATGGGTTAAAACACCAGACAACATGGATTCATGGGAATTCTTTGACCTTCTTTTAAACGAGGCACAGGTAGTTGGAACACCAGGTGCAGGTTTTGGGCCAGGTGGTGAGGGTTATTTTAGAATAACTGCATTTAACACTCTTAAAAACACTGAGGAAGCCATGGAGAGGATATCAAAATTATCCTTTTAATCTGCTATTTTTTAAGGTTATAAAGTTACTGGGTGGCCGTAGAGAAAGGTTTTTATTAAGAGCTTCCAAAGATAAGAGAGGCAAAGAAATTTGGAGAACACAATATGACATGCAGTATATTAGTTGGTGGCAGCTTTGGAGATGAGGGTAAAGGAAAATGTATTACTTATCTTTGTTACAATGATAAACCTGATATAATAGCAAGGGCAGGCGTAGGGCCAAATGCAGGCCATTCTGTAGAATTTAAAGGAGATAAATACGGATTAAGATTAACTCCGTCTGGATTTTTCCATAAAGATGCAAGACTGCTAATTGGGGCAGGAGTACTTGTAGATCCACAGGTTTTTATACATGAACTTGATTATTTGAACAAATATGATGTAAAGGGAAGGACATTTGCTGATTACAGATGTGCAATCATAGAAGAGAAACATAAAGAACAGGACAGGGCTTCAGACTATCTATCCAAGAAAATAGGAAGTACAGGTACGGGGTGCGGACCTGCAAATGCAGATAGGGTAAACAGGATAGCTAAACTTGCAGGAGACGTGGATGAATTGAAAGATTACATCACTGATGTTCCTAAGGAAGTTAATGAAGCACTTGATGATGAGAAAGATGTTTTTATTGAAGGATCACAGGGTTTTGGCCTGTCACTGTACTATGGCACATATCCATATGTAACAAGCAAAGATACAACTGCAAGCACTGCAGCAGCAGATGTGGGTGTTGGTCCAACCCGTATAGATGAAGTAATTGTGGTATTTAAGTCATACATCACCCGTGTGGGTGCTGGACCGTTTAAAACTGAAATATCACAGGAAGAAGCTGAAAAAATGGGTCTTGAAGAGTATGGGGTTGTAACCGGCAGAAGAAGGAGAGTAGGGACATTTGATATGGATCTTGCAAAAGAGGCCTGCATGATAAATGGAGCTACACAAATTGCATTAACATGTGTTGACAGAATTTTCAAGGAATATGAAAGGGTTAAGGATTATTCAAAGCTTTCTGGAGAAGTTAAAAGATTCATTGAAGAAATTGAAGAGGGGACTGGAGTTCCAGTAACTATAATCTCTACAGGTCCAGATCTGGAAGATACAATTGACCTGAGGGATGAACTTCTTTAAATTCCCTGAAAACTATTTTTTTTATCTGAGTTAAATCTTTGAAGCATCAAACAGGTCACAATCAATCCAAAAATACCTGCAGCTAATATATTTTCATTTTGTTACTGTTCAAGTTGATTTTGACTGATTAAAAATTCCCATATCTTTAAAAATGCATGTATATTCACCGCTGCATGTATATATGAAGATGGTAAAAATAGAAGAAGCTCTAAAATCTATGAATCCAGAAACCGTATAAATGAGTAAAAACCAGAAAAACGCTGGGATACCCTGGAATTTATTCTGGGAGAGAAAAACTGGCTTTTTGGATGATAAGAAATTATTTATATGCGAACTAACATAAGATTTGACCATGAAATATACAATAATCCTTGAAAAAGAGGAGGAAGGCGGGTATTCTGCTCAATGCCTCGAATTGCCAGCTGCCATTAGTCAGGGTGAATCAAAGGAAGAAGCCATTGAAAATATAAAAAAAGCGATTGAAGCTGTGTTAGAGGTGCTTAACCAGGAAGTAGAGAGATTAGGCAAAGTAGCCGAAATTTCTAAGGTGGAATTAAGAGTCTAAGAAACTGCAGGCAGTTTCTGGGAAAAGTACTATCAAAGCACTCGTAAAATTAGGCTTTGCAGTTAGGCTGGGAAAGGGAGATCATGTAGTGTTACAGAAGAATCACAGAGTATTTTCCATTCCACTGCATAAAACACTCAAGAAAGGAACTTTGAGGAAAATTCTAAAACAGGCAGGAATATCTGTAGAAGAATTTAATGAGGCGTTATAAAATAGGGCAGATATATACTGTTTACATACATATTACCGAGAGTGTAACATGAGGGGATCTAAGGGGAAATGAACTTCTTTAAATTCCCTGAAAACTCTTTTTTTATTTTAAAGCTTTTTAAATATTCCAATATCTTTTAAAATGCAGGTAAATTCACCATTGCATATATATGAAATGTAGTAAAAATAGAATTTGAAACTTTTTTTGCAAAAATAATAAAAAAATATGAAAATGAATGTGGAAATAGAAAAGTATATAAGTATATTCTTATATAATAATAACATGTTGAGGATAAATTCTGAACAGTGCTGTGATTTATCTCTTGAACTGGAAGAATTATTCAAAGCACTTGGAAACATCAACCGGCTGTTATTAATATATAAAATGACATCGGGAGAAGTGGAAAAAGTCAGCGTAACTCAAATGGCTAATATGATGGGTTTAACACAACCGGCAGCATCACAACATCTAAAAATACTGAAAACTGCCAGAATCCTCACTGCAGAAAAAAGAGGTAACCACATCTACTACACATTTAACAAGAGTGCAATGATAAATCACAAAGAAAAAATTGATTTTTTATTCGGCTGCGTACTATCCAAGTGCAGCAGCTCCAAAAAAAGATAATAAGATTCATAAATTAAAAAAAGAGGATTAAAAAAGGTAAAAGCCGCCATGGGGCAAAAAAGTCTTCAAAAAAATGCGATTTTGACGTATTTTATAAAAAGGCTGCAAACCATCTGCCCATGGAGTGATACCATGAAAGAAATGAATGCTAATGAAAAATTATCAGTATTATTTATACCAGACACAATCCTGTTACATGAAACCAACATAAACTTGAAAGTTGATAAAAAGATAGGTAGAAGATTATACAACCGTGCTGCAAGAGACAATTTTTATGGAATCGTAGCTGGTGTTCGCGAAGTAAATGAAGATGGCCTATATATAGACGATGATTTTTACAATGTAGGAACATTGATAAAAGTCAACAAAGCCAAAGAGATGAGGGATTTCTATCATATTAATGTAGACATCCTGGAAAGAGTAGAAATAGAAAAATTCATTCCGGATGGTCGAGATTACAGGGCAAAATACCATTTAATTCCAGATATTGTAGACATTGATGAAGAAAATCAGAAAGAAATCCTGAAACAGATAAGATTCCTAATTTCAGAGATAAGTGAAAACTTTAAAGGTTCAAAAACTTACGTAGAGCATGTAAACAAATTAAATGACCTCACAAAAGTCATAGGTTACATATTCCCTCACATAATGCTTTCGTTGCAGGAAAAACAGGCATTTTTAGAAATCCGTTCATTAAAAGAAAAGAGTTTGAAGTTCCTTGATATACTGATAGATCAGAAGGAATCATTGAAGTTCCAGATGGAAATAGCTGCCAAATTAAATGAGGACATGAATAAAAAACACAGAGAAAACATGCTCAAAGAGCAGCTTCGGGCCATACAGGAAGAACTGAATGATGTGGAAGGTGGCAGCACTAAAAAAGATTATAGACAATTAATTGAAGAAGCTTGCATGCCTGAAAACATTAAAGAAGTTGCCTTAGAAGAAGTAAGTAAACTGGAAAGACAGGGACCTCATAGCTCAGAAGAAAATGTTATTAGAAACTACCTCGACCTTTTAGTGAGCTTGCCCTGGGGTAAAAGTGAAACAAAAGACATAGATATAGAATCTGCAAGAAAATTACTGGACGAAGAGCACTACGGGCTGGATAAAGTTAAGGATAGAATTATCCAGCACCTTACAGTTATGAAACTCAAGCAAAACAAGCAGGGATCAATATTACTGCTTGTTGGACCTCCAGGAACAGGTAAAACAAGTTTAGGAAGGAGCATAGCTGAAGCACTGGAGCGAAAATACGTTAGAATAAGCCTCGGTGGAGTTAAAGATGAGTCAGAAATCAGAGGACACAGAAGAACCTATTTAGGTGCTTTACCGGGAAGGATTATACAGGGAATGAAACGTGCAGGAGAGAAAAACCCGGTATTTATACTGGATGAGGTTGATAAGCTGATGGCCTCATACAGCGGCGACCCAGCAAGTGCACTCTTAGAAGTTTTAGACCCTGAACAGAACAACAGCTTCTCAGATCACTACTTAGAAGTTCCTTACGACCTCTCTGATGTATTCTTCATTGCAACAGCAAACAACATAAGAGGTATTCCTGGACCGCTACGAGATCGTATGGAAATCATAGAAATAGGAAGCTATACAGGCAATGAAAAGTTCTATATAGCCAAAAAACACCTGATAGGCCTTGTACTTGAAGATCATGGATTAAACAAGAGTCAGCTTCAAATAGATGATGAAGCACTTAAAACCATCATCGAAAAATACACACGAGAAGCAGGTGTAAGGGGACTTAAACGACAGTTGTCTGCTGTTGCCAGAGTTGCATCAGAAAAGATTGTCCTTGGAAAGGTTGAACTACCCTATGTGGTAAAAGAAGACATGCTCTATGATATACTGGGCCATGAAATAGCTCAGGTTCATCAGGCAGGTAAAAATAACCCGCCCGGAGTTGTAACTGGTTTAGCATGGACACCTGTTGGTGGTGACATACTGTTTATTGAAGGTGCATTCATGCCCGGAACCGGTAAATTAACCCTTACTGGCCAATTAGGAGATGTGATGAAGGAATCTGCAAAGATTTCTCAAAGTCTCATCCGTTCAAGACTGGCATTCAACTTAAAAACAATTGAATTTGACAAGAAGGATTTACATATACACGTTCCATCAGGGGCAATTCCAAAAGACGGGCCATCTGCAGGTGTAGCTCTTCTAACAACCATTGCATCACTTGTAACAGGCCAGGAAGTGGATCCAAAGCTTGCCATGACTGGTGAAATATCCCTTAGGGGCGCTGTTTTACCGGTTGGCGGTATAAAAGAGAAGGTTCTTGCAGCTCACCGCGCAGGAATAAAACGTGTTATCTTACCAGAAGGCAATAAAAAGGACATTGACGACATCCCCGAAGATGTTCAAAGAGATTTAGAGTTCATCCTGGTTGAAACAGTGGAAGATGTCTTAAAAGAAACCATTGGAATAGAACTACCGGGACCAGTGATGTTTGAAGTGCCAGTTGGCCCTGTAAGGGGTGGGGCTGGAGCTTAATCCACCTCACCTAATCATTTCTCATGTATGTTTTGATGGTAAGAAATCTGAATATCTTAATTGTTAAAAAGAGAAGATTTTTAAATTCTTTGTTAAAACATGGTTAATAACTATTTCTTTTGCATTTCACGAGCCTGAGCCTTCCATTCTTCGGTGGGCTCCAACATTCCAGAAATATTTCCCTCAGTGTCTTGAAAGAGGGCCCAATCACCAATGCCAGGAATTTGTGTTTTTTCCATCAGCATTTTCCCACCTTCAGACTCGATTTTTTCTTTGAATTCATCAAAGGAATCCACTTCGATGGAGTTCCTCACCATGTCGTTTCCTTCTTCTTTAGGCATTATGGCGCCGTTAATCCCGGGTTCTTCATCCGGGCCAGTGGTAATCAGCCAGTATTCGCCGCCTTCCCACTTCTCGATTTCCCATCCAAAAACCTTTTCATAAAACTTTACAGCTCTCTCTGGATCATCTGCCGGTATCTCAAAATGCACTATTCTTGGCATATTCTAACAACTCCGTTTTATTCTGTAAAGTATTAATATGTTCGTAATAGTTCTTTAAACTTTGGAGAATTTTATGAAAAACTCAAAAATTAAATCTTACAAAAAAAATCAAATAAAAAAAAGTAAATAGGAATTCTCTTTATCAGTCTTCCATAATTCTTCAAGTTCTATCTATTTGAAAATATAATGTTGAAGTATATAATCGATCCTCTTGATCGTTAAACGGCAGTTTAACGAAGTTGATTGGTATGATTTTTGAGACCCAAATATTGAAACCCCCTCCTTCATGAATTTAAGTCATGGAAATAACATTGGGTCTTTAATTACATATTCATTTGGAGGGATATATATCCTTATTTTTAATTTTTGCTCCTTTTTTTAATCAAATTTCGTCTGAAAAATCTACTTAGCCGTAGTTTATAACTTTAAATACAATCAAGATCATAAAAATTATATCAAAAGGGAGCCATATTTTGCTTAAAAGGAGTTCAGTTAAATATTAAAATTTCTAATCCTGCAGACTTATGAACAAAGAAATAAGGTAATAGATAAATGGTGGCAATTATGTCAAAAAAAATAATGATCGTTGAAGACGAGTCAATTACAGCACAGGATATTAAAAAATCGTTGATAAGCCTTGGATTTGAAGTAGTTTCCATTGAAGATGAGGGAAAAAATGCCATTAAAAAAGCTGAAGAACTTAAACCTGATTTAGTTTTAATGGACGTTGTACTTAAAGGCGAAATAGATGGTATTGAGGCTGCAAGTAAGATACATGAACAATTTAATATTCCTGTGGTATATTTAACTGCTTATTCTAATGATAGAGTATTTGAAAGAGCCAAATTAACTGATCCTTACGGATTTCTTGTTAAACCCGTTGATTTTTATGGGTTAAAATGCACCCTGGAAAACGCTATTTATAGATATGAATTAGAAAAGGAATCTAAAAAGAATGAAAAGAATTTAAAAGTTTTTTTAGATGGTCTTCCGGATTCAGGTATTTTAATAGAACCTGATGGGAAAATAATTATTGCAAATGAATTATTTTTAAAAAAGTATGGTAAATATCATGATGAAATCATAGGCAAGAACATAAAGGATTTTTTACCTGAGTTAATAGCAGAGAAATGCCTTAAAATATACAAAAAAGTTATAGAAACCCGAAAATCTGTTACTATTGAAACAGAACACTCTGGAATATATACAAAACATTTTATTAATCCTGTTTTTGATAAGGAAAGTAAGGTGTCCAGATTAGCAATTATCATTTATGACATCACAAAAGAGAAAAATGCTGAAATCCAGCTAAAAGAAGCCTATGAAAACTTAGAAGTCAAAGTTCAAGAAAGAACAATAGAACTGGACATGGTTATTGAAGAGTTAAAGCGCTCTAACGAAGAATTACAACAATTTGCTTATGTGGCTTCCCATGACCTTCAAGAGCCACTTAGAACTATTGCAAGCTTTACTCAGCTTCTTGAAAGGCGTTATAAAGGTAAATTAGATGAGGATGCTGATGAGTTCATGGATTATATTGTAGATGCAGCAAAAAGAATGCAACAGTTAATCCAGGACTTACTTGAATATTCAAGAGTTGCAAAAAAAGGAGAAAAATTCCAGCCTGTAGATATCAAAGAAGTTTTAGACAGCGCCTTATTTAATCTTAAAACCCTCCTTACTAAAAGTAATGTTGAAATAACTCACGACAAACTTCCAACTGTAACAGCCTATAAAACTCAGTTAATTCAATTACTTCAAAACCTCATAGGAAATGCTATTAAGTTTAAAAAGACAAATGAACCTCTAAAAATCCATATTTCTGCCAAAAAAGATGAAAAGAAGAATGAATTTGTTTTTTCTGTGCAAGATAATGGTATTGGTATCGAAAAAGAGTACTTTGACCGGATTTTTACCATATTCCAGAGGCTGCACACACGTGAAGAATATACTGGTACTGGAATTGGGCTTTCAACTGCTAAAAAAATTATTGAGTGCCATGGAGGCCGTATATGGGTTGAATCAGAACCGGGGGTTGGTTCTATATTTTACTTCACGATACCTATTTCTAAATAGATGATTACGGGTTCAAAGCATAAAGACCATTAAGCATTAGAAAATTTTTCGAAATTTCAGATTTAAAGATAAATTTTAAGATATCCTGTTAATAACTATGTTTTTGACTTAAAGAAATCTAAAGTAGTGTTTTTACTAATATTAAGCTCATTTGGAGGCTTTAATGCTACAAATTCAAGCTGATACTTCTCAAGCAACTCCTGAGCGTCATCAGTAATCGATGGAGCAACCAGGATGCCCCTTACAAAATCTTTATGATCCTTAAAATCTTCAAAATACCTTTTCAGCTGTTTAACTGCATTAACGCCTGCACGTCTGCTTTTAAGTTCAAGAATCATTAAATTACCCTTCTTGTCCTTACCTAATATGTCTATAAAACCTTCTGAAACAGAATATTCTCTTGATGTAGGTGTAAATCCTTTTTCAATGATTTCAGGGATCTTAAATATCATCTCTCGCATATCTTCCTCATATCCTGCAAGTTCAAGGGTTTTAGTGTCCTTACCTATGTGATAGGATACTAAATGGGTTTTTATGATTTCAACTTCAAGAAATTCATGGGGATTTCGTCTAACACCACAGATATATACTTTATTTTCTTCTATCCATGTTCTAAATTTACAGTTTGGAGGCTGCCAGTTAACAGGCTCTAAACTATAATCTTGATGTACTATAAAAGACCCATCTGTTTTTATGATAATGGTTCTATCTCCAGATCCAAGCCGGCCAGTAGCTCTACCTTTGTATTTAATTTTACAGCATGCTATGATAGTTATAAATGCTTTTTTCGATAATCCTTCATCTATAAACTTTAACATTTCTGCTGGTTTGGGGGTTTCTTTGGTTTTAATTATCATTGTATCTTAAACTTTATCAATTTCTGCACCCAAAAGTGCATATTTACAGGGACATTCCCTTTCTTCAGGGAGCTTAGCTATAGAATCAGATAATAATTTGACCAACCTCTCTTTTTGACCTTCCACAACTTCAAATACTTCTTCTATTGTGAGTTTAGTAGGGGATATTGATGCAGCGTAGTTAGAAACCATGCATATACTTGCATAACAAATTTCAAGCTCCCTTGCAAGTATTGCTTCAGGTATTCCGGTCATTCCCACAACAGAACCTCCAAGCTGCTTGAACATCTTAATTTCTGCCGCGGTTTCAAATCGAGGGCCTTCTGTACAAACATATACTCCATTTCTAACCACATCACCAGATGAAACAAGTACATTTCTTAAATCATGGCAGTATGGCTCTGTTATATCAATATGGACAGTTTTAGAGTCATAGAATGTAAATTCTCTTATTTTGGTAAAATCAAGGAAGTCGTGAGGCGCTAAAAAGTCTCCAGGTTTAACAGATAAGTCCAGAGATCCAACGGCATTGCTTGCAATTATCCTTTCAATACCCATCTGCTTCATTGCATAGACATTTGCCCTGTAATTTATCATATGGGGTGGATTTGCATGCCCTTTAGCATGTCTTGGCATAAATACAACTTCTTTACCATGCAGTTTAAAAATACTTATTTCTGGAGATTTTCCATAGGGAGTTTCAATAATCCTTGTTTCCACTTCCTCTCCCATTTCAACTATTTCATATATTCCGGTGCCGCCAATAATTCCTATCATATTTTCACTATGGAAATAAGATCTATTTTAAGTTTTCAATTAAAAGTTAAAACCATCATAAATTCGAAGAATTTATAATAGCAGCTAAATTCATTTTTAAATTACTTTAAGTTAGTTCTATGTAAAATATAAAGTTATTTAATTGTTTTTACATGGTTTTAAAGTTTTTTAAATAAAAGGAGGGTTTTAAGGTAATTCAGGCTTTTTCTTTATTGTTTATAAACGTTGTTATTTTAACTTTGATGCACTAACTTATTAATACCTTTATTTATTATACAATAATGTCTTAAATGACAGATATTTTTGAAAAAATATTGTAAAGAATGTTTTAGATAGAAATTTAAAAGGAGGTGGAAATAATTACAAAAAAATTAATATTAACGCTGTCTGTACTTGCACTGGCCCTGGTACTTTGCAGCTCTGTTTCTGCAGCTAACGGAACAACAGAACAGGCCAGTTTAAATGCAAATGGAGACAGTCTTAATCCAGCAATAAGTTCAGATGGACGTTATATCTCTTTCAGTTCAGATGCAGGTAATCTTGTACCTAATGATACCAACGGTAAAAGCGATATATTTGTGGTTGATAATCAAACCAGGCAGATGTACAGGGTAAGCGTTGATTCTTCCAATGGACAGAGCAATGGAAACAGCTATAATCCAGCAGTAAGTGCAGATGGGAGATATGTGGTATTTGACTCTGTTGCCGATAATTTAGTGCCTCTTGATACTAATCGATGCTCAGACATCTTTTTACGCGACATGGTAACAGGAACAACCTCAAGAATAGGTTTCAATTCTACAGTTAAGCAGTTAAATGGAAACAGTTATAATCCATCAATAAGCGGCGATGGGCGTTATATTGCATATGAATTTTATAATTCTGTTCTTGGTGGAAGCAGCGTGCCAGGCAGTATTTATCTTTATGACAGGCTGTTTGACAACACAACAGTAATCAGTGGTTTAGATAGTAGAAACCCGGCTATCAGTGCAAATGGCGAATATGTCGTCTTTGACTCTTATGTAAATAAGGTGGATTATCCTGACAAAAATAACATCAGAGATATAATCAGATATTCCATAGCTGATGGCACTAGAATAACTGTGAGTGTTGATCCATACGGTAACGATGCAAACGGATCCAGCTACAATCCTTCCATAAATGCAGATGGTACAGTAATAGCATTCCAGTCCACTGCAAATAATCTTTGCCCTGGTGATAAGGTGGGAAATACTGACATCTTCATTCACAATACAGACGATAGAATGACATTAAGGGTAAGTGCCAGTTCCACCAATCAGGAGGCAAATGGAGCAAGTGTAAATCCATCAGTTAGTGGAGATGGGCGCTATATAATTTACTGCTCATTTGCAAGCAACTTGTTAATGGAGACACCAATGGAGTAAGTGATATATTCCTTTATGACAGTAAAACAAAGTTAACATCAAGAATAAGTGTTGATCTGGATGGTAATCAATTTAACACTGGAAGTTACATGCCTGCTATATGTTCAGACGGACGTTACGTAGCATTCCTTTCAAAACAGGGGATCAGCGGCGGATATAACAATGTTTTTGTTCGTGATTGCGCCTGGAACGTTAATCCTGGTGAAAGCATTCAAAATGGATTAAACAGTGCTGCTCCATGGCAAATAGTTGTTGTAAATGGAAATAATACACCTTATAAAGAAAATGTGGTGATTAATAGACCATACACAATTCTAAGAGGTATCGGTGCTACAATAGAAGCCTTAAATCCAGATTTACCAGTATTTACAGTTAATTCTCCAGGAAACGAAACTATCATTCAGGGATTTACAATTCTTAATACAACTTCTTCAAGTGGTATTTACTTAAATAATGTGGAAAATTGCGAAATTTCAGAAAATATATTGAAAAACAACCTGTTTGGAATTTTAATAGAAGACAGTGTATTCAATCTGGTTTATGGAAATATTATCACAGAAAACGGCTTTGGAATTGAACTTCAAAACTCTGATTCAAATTTTATCCTGTATAATAACTTCATAGACAATTATACTCAAGCATATGCTGATAATTTGAGCACAGGCAACGAATTCAACCTTTCTGATTTAGAAGGTGGTGGAAACTACTGGAGTGATTATACGGGTTCTGATAGGGGAGATGGTTATGGAAACATTCCTTATTTATTTACAGATGGCGTCGACAGTTTACCATGGTTCAAACAGATTATAAGCAGTAATATAGCGCAGGTTATAACTGCAAATTCTAAAGGAGGCTTGTTTAACTCAACGCAAAACATAACACTATCTGGAACGTTCAATTTAGATCCAAATACAATTATACTGTATACAACAGATGGTAGCAACCCATTATTGAATGGAAGTTTATATACAGGGCCAGTAACAATTGTTAACGAAGGAAAAACCGTTTTAAAATTCTTTGCAATTGATGATGACTATAACACATCCAGAATTTACGAAGAGTTCTATACAATTGACAGAACAGCCCCAGTTCCCATGGCCAATCTTGCAGCTGGAGATTATTATGCACCTCAAAATATTGTTTTAGGAGCCAATGAAAAAGCAAAAATATATTACACGATCAATGGCACTGATCCAACTACAAACAGCACAAAATATACATCACCAGTCAATATAAGCACAACCAAAACTTTGAAATTCATGGCTGTGGACGATGCAGGCAATCAATCTCCAGTAAGCGCAGTAAATTACGATATATATGATCGGGAGCCCTATAGCTACCAGGTAACAGTTCCATACAGGTTAAGCAACAAAAAATACAGGATAAAATACCGTGCACCCTACACAGCTAAAAAGAGGATAAGAACCAAAGTAGGGAAAAAATGGAGATACACCTGGACTCAGGTAACCAGGTACAGGTGGAAATATCGATGGGATTACCTCTATGGATACAGAACAGAAACAAGATGGGATTACCGATGGGTTTTAAAATACTAAAATCCATCCTTCTTTTTTAAAAAAATATAGTTTCATCCCTTGGAAACGCCAAGAGGTATCATTTTCCCAACCATTTTGGATATTCCTGCATTATGCGATGTTTTTACCACTTCATCAACATCTTTATACGCTCCTGGAGCTTCTTCAGCTACAACAGGCATTGAAGTGGCCCTTATAATAATGCCTCTCTCTTCAAGAGCTTTTTTAACTTCTTCGCCATGGTATTCCCTTTTAGCACCAGCTCTGCTCATTTTACGCCCAGCGCCGTGTGCAGATGAACCAAAAGTTTCTTCCATTGCAAGATCTGTTCCTACAAGTACATACGAAGCTGTGCCCATAGTTCCAGGGATAAAAACTGGCTGTCCGACCTTTCTATATTCTTCTGGAATTTCCTCTCTTC
This is a stretch of genomic DNA from Methanobacterium sp.. It encodes these proteins:
- the mtnP gene encoding S-methyl-5'-thioadenosine phosphorylase, with the translated sequence MIGIIGGTGIYEIVEMGEEVETRIIETPYGKSPEISIFKLHGKEVVFMPRHAKGHANPPHMINYRANVYAMKQMGIERIIASNAVGSLDLSVKPGDFLAPHDFLDFTKIREFTFYDSKTVHIDITEPYCHDLRNVLVSSGDVVRNGVYVCTEGPRFETAAEIKMFKQLGGSVVGMTGIPEAILARELEICYASICMVSNYAASISPTKLTIEEVFEVVEGQKERLVKLLSDSIAKLPEERECPCKYALLGAEIDKV
- a CDS encoding chitobiase/beta-hexosaminidase C-terminal domain-containing protein; this translates as MPAICSDGRYVAFLSKQGISGGYNNVFVRDCAWNVNPGESIQNGLNSAAPWQIVVVNGNNTPYKENVVINRPYTILRGIGATIEALNPDLPVFTVNSPGNETIIQGFTILNTTSSSGIYLNNVENCEISENILKNNLFGILIEDSVFNLVYGNIITENGFGIELQNSDSNFILYNNFIDNYTQAYADNLSTGNEFNLSDLEGGGNYWSDYTGSDRGDGYGNIPYLFTDGVDSLPWFKQIISSNIAQVITANSKGGLFNSTQNITLSGTFNLDPNTIILYTTDGSNPLLNGSLYTGPVTIVNEGKTVLKFFAIDDDYNTSRIYEEFYTIDRTAPVPMANLAAGDYYAPQNIVLGANEKAKIYYTINGTDPTTNSTKYTSPVNISTTKTLKFMAVDDAGNQSPVSAVNYDIYDREPYSYQVTVPYRLSNKKYRIKYRAPYTAKKRIRTKVGKKWRYTWTQVTRYRWKYRWDYLYGYRTETRWDYRWVLKY
- the nucS gene encoding endonuclease NucS; its protein translation is MIIKTKETPKPAEMLKFIDEGLSKKAFITIIACCKIKYKGRATGRLGSGDRTIIIKTDGSFIVHQDYSLEPVNWQPPNCKFRTWIEENKVYICGVRRNPHEFLEVEIIKTHLVSYHIGKDTKTLELAGYEEDMREMIFKIPEIIEKGFTPTSREYSVSEGFIDILGKDKKGNLMILELKSRRAGVNAVKQLKRYFEDFKDHKDFVRGILVAPSITDDAQELLEKYQLEFVALKPPNELNISKNTTLDFFKSKT